GAGCTTGCCTCCGGCATTAAAGTGAAAGCCGTAAATGTGGGCATTGCCGGAGATCACATCAGCAGCATGCGCAGCCGGGGTGCAGTGACGAACATCAATCAGGATTCGGAGATTACGGCCAAGGATGTGGAGCGCCTGCTCATTGACTGTCAGCAGGTTGCCCTGCCAGCGGGTCAGCAGATCATTCACGTGATACCGCAGGAATACGTGGTGGACGGGCAGGACGGCATCACCGACCCGATCGGGATGTGCGGCATCCGGCTGGAGGCGAATGTGCACATCATTACAGGCATGGTATCGGCCATCAAGAACATGTACCGCTGCGTGGAAAAAGCCGGATACAAGGTTCAGGATATGATTCTTGAACCCCTCGCCTCATCCTACGCGGTGCTTGAAAAAGATGAGAAGGAAGCCGGTGTGGTGCTTGTGGATATTGGCGGCGGCACGACTGATATCGCCATTTTCAAAGGCAACACCATCCGGCATACGGCGGTCTGTGCGATTGCCGGACAAAAGGTGACCGACGACATCAAGGACGGTCTGAGCATACTCGAAGATCAGGCGCACCGACTGAAGCATCAGCACGGACATGCCTGGGCGGATCTGATCGAAGAAGAGGAAGTGATTCCCGTGCCGGGCATAGCCGGGCGACCGCCCAAAGAAGTGCGGAAGACCATTCTCGCAAATATCATACAGCCGCGGCTTGAAGAAATCCTGGAGATTGTGGGCATCGAAATCAAGCGCAGCGGGCTGGGCAATCAGTTGAGCGCAGGCGTAGTGCTTACCGGCGGCGGATCGATGATTAATGGCATGGTGCCGCTTGCCGCCGAGTATCTTGGGCTTGATACCAAACTCGGCACGCCCCGCGGCCTCACCGGCGGACTTATAGAAGAAGTAAACAGCCCCATACACAGTACAGGTGTAGGGCTGGTGATGCACGCTTTTGAAAGTGTACAGAATGCCTACTTGGCACAAATGAACCCGATGTCGGCCGCACAGCCGCACGGGGCAGGCGTAACTCCGGCTACGGAGCCGGTGCGGCAAAACGACCGCGCCGGGGAATCAACCGAAACACATGAAAACAGCAGCTCGCCAAAAAACGATACAACTGAGCAGGAAGACGGGGAAAATCCTTTACAGACCGGCGGAAAACAAACGGCTGAAAGTCTGATGCAAAAAATTACGAAGCAGATGAAAATCTGGTTCAGAGAGTTTTAGTTAAACAAACCGAGAAACCAACAGGGAACAGTTATGGAAACAAATCAAAACGACAACACAGGTTCAAGATTCGTGTTTGACAGCGAAAGTGTAGATAACGCGAGAATAAAAGTCATTGGCGTAGGCGGCGGCGGGGGCAATGCCATCAACACCATGATCAAGAACGGTCTCAACAATGTGGAGTACATTGCGCTGAACACCGATAGTCAGGCCCTGAAAAAAAGTAAGGCCGATACCGTAATTCAGGTAGGTACAAGCCTGACAAATGGCCTTGGAGCCGGTGCGCGTCCGGAAGTTGGGCGCGAAGCCGTAGAAGAAAACCGCCACGAAATTGAAGACGCTATTGAGGGCAGTGATATGATTTTTGTGACTGCCGGCATGGGGGGCGGCACAGGAACCGGAGGCGCTCCTGTTGTGGCCGGTATTGCCAAACGCAAGGGTATTCTCACCGTTGGCGTGGTTACGACACCCTTCGATTTCGAGGGCAAACCCCGCATG
This genomic stretch from Cyclonatronum proteinivorum harbors:
- the ftsA gene encoding cell division protein FtsA; its protein translation is MKFEQMEEQIVVGLDIGTTKVCAIIASMNEDRTINILGVGKAPSEGLNRGVVVNIDKTVNAIRSAIEKAELASGIKVKAVNVGIAGDHISSMRSRGAVTNINQDSEITAKDVERLLIDCQQVALPAGQQIIHVIPQEYVVDGQDGITDPIGMCGIRLEANVHIITGMVSAIKNMYRCVEKAGYKVQDMILEPLASSYAVLEKDEKEAGVVLVDIGGGTTDIAIFKGNTIRHTAVCAIAGQKVTDDIKDGLSILEDQAHRLKHQHGHAWADLIEEEEVIPVPGIAGRPPKEVRKTILANIIQPRLEEILEIVGIEIKRSGLGNQLSAGVVLTGGGSMINGMVPLAAEYLGLDTKLGTPRGLTGGLIEEVNSPIHSTGVGLVMHAFESVQNAYLAQMNPMSAAQPHGAGVTPATEPVRQNDRAGESTETHENSSSPKNDTTEQEDGENPLQTGGKQTAESLMQKITKQMKIWFREF